In Plasmodium vivax chromosome 14, whole genome shotgun sequence, the genomic window taatataatccaaatttttatttcttaatatGTTAATTTCAAATAAAAGGTAAATTAGTTTCGCTGTTatttctaaatatttttcaaatcatATATCCATTTAATAGAAATCGCACGGTCTATAATTGTAATACAGTGTGATTACGAATAACTGatataaagttatttttgttatcattataaaattgtatgtTATCATTATAGTAGAActatttgtatataaaagTTTATATTGctctttttgaaaattaaaatgtataatcttattattcttttgattttttaaattaattttattttgtttagcTCATAGCTCTCTCCATAATGtggtatttatttatttacatctataaaaaaacacaatcaattaataaatttttcaaatagaAAACTACTCGATTTTTATTACTACAACGATGTAAATTGAAATTGTGCCTTTAAAGTGAGCATGCAGCAGactaaaaaaatgaattagaacaaaattagcaaaaattttttcaaagtaataaaaattaacaacgtACATATATGGCCCcaggaaatataaaatttttcaaaatttaatttttattacataaacTGAATAAATCTTAAACATTCGCttatttaaacatttcatatgttgttattttctctaataaatgtattttcattatttaccATACAGAAatcaattttacaattttttttttttttttttgttaccttttttttatggtcaTTCAACTTCTACATCATTTTTACGtagcattttatttccatgaaaataataaaacagtCTAGAATTTCCTTGTAAAGCACTTAAATTGTTAAAGTTGTggaattataattattcaaaTATCTAATTTAGTTTCAAGTGATGTACGCTACATACTACCACATATCTTATTCTGACATTTTAtgcattataaatatttataaaatttctcCATCctgtatatgtaaaatatctcaaaatatttttctacaAAGGTCAAACATTTTTCTCAGTAATAAACAAATTCGAATAAAATCAATAAAATTACGTAATGAAAAACAGATTTTTATATTGATAATATAACTGAGtatccatttttattattttatacaatccaatattatcatttttacaacattgTGTTTTTATAACTACAGCAAAATACGCTTAATGCACTATTTTGATATTATTTGTATAGGATTCTTCTCTATATTTACATGTAACTTATTTATTCTGAATAACAATTTCCTTGGTCAAAAGTAGACggaaaattaattttaatataacaaaaGTAAGACTATATAGAGAATAGAAAAACATAATAGTGAACATATCGTACTAacataaaagaattataataatcaaaaagatttaaaattgtataatgacggattatgataaaatatatcctACATTTTTGAATGATTCATGAAACACTAACTTTTTCTTATTGACCTTCTTTGtcataacattaaaaataatatacttatctcaataaaattataagactaaaaaaatatgtaaaaatgttgCGCCCTATTATTATAGCcctaatttttataaatttaactTGGCTGATATCTTGTACATTTGAGGTAAGACCATAATAACATCCTTTAGTTTATTCTTCCGTTTTTTCATATTCTATGTTTTAgcttatacatatataagtatataacACTTTAAATGATTTATCTACAACAAAAAACAACAGAAGCATATCGTACAAATGTATCATATTTATAGGAAAAGGCAAGGCAGTATATTTCGGatcttccaaaaaattataaagaagtttcaattttattaaaagaaaattacgaAGATGCAGCAGAAATATGGAAAGACATATGCAAAAAGTCAAAACCATCATCAGTAgataataagaaaaaagttcATAATATACCTAAATCGTTCGATGAATGTAAATCTATTATTAGAAAGATAAATTCAAATGTAGATAACTTTTTAGTTCGAAAAATGGTACATGGGTCTCCTCCATCTGCCAAGAAACCTAAAAGATTTGGAGGAAAATTagtgaaatttttatatgaaaataaatattttggtTTACTTATATCAATTGCATTTCTTGTATTGGTTATCGCATCTGTTAATGGTAGCTGTTCAGGATTTGTTGCTATAGGGCTTTTTATGATATTTATAACTACTATAATTTCACTAAtactttttgtaaaaattgataaaatagagaaaaaatattatcataataataGTATTATAGAGgttattatgaattatttcaagaaaatttttgatttcattttataaaaatgttaaaatatgttCAATATGTTAAGAATAAGctacaaatataattacattagagataaattttatatgaaacGTTAGCTTATGTAACTAAATATGTTAGAGATTTTATAAGACAAGTCctaataacataaatatgtaaagtATTAATGTTGAATCTACATTTCGGTTTAACTAATGCGAACATATATATTCCTACGAAATAATATGTTCTATAATTTtacgtacatatttttttaggtacgtttgtatttttcttacGTGTAGCTATAGCATATTATCTTACACATTACTTTTGTTTATAGTTATGCCTATATGTAAAGCTATCTACATATTATAAACGTATGATGATTAAAGTACAAGATAAAGACTGTCTTGTTTAAATTcaataatgtttttttttgtgctgcCAAAATTACaacaaatatgttatttttatgctttaaCATAACTCATCATATAGTTGttctatttaaaaataaattatcaaaatttgttattaatttttatataaattagaGTGGAAGCAGTTGGCCACTATAGGTGCAACCACGACTTTACAGTAACAGTAgtcattatttttgcaacGTAACCATAACGTTGTTGTAGAaagtataatttaaaaatgcttttCTTCGGTATTTTAttacctccattttgaaattcattataattaaaaatttatatcacAAGTAAAAGGTCGCATTTTATGCCATATAGGCTTCATTCTGACAAATTAAATTATCTCTGGGAACTATATCCAGTTCACTAAGTTACATACGTATGTTtgtttcaaaaaagaaaaagatatcCCATTGTtcaaatacatatacacaagGAGATTATACCCATCACAGTTCCCATGTTCTGCATAGTTTTAGCATAAATGGAATTTATTTCATTGGGCCTTCACGTAAAAACATaaactataatataatatgatAATTTATATCATAACCTTTTATTAATGAAACAATTCATTGTGCTCTTTAGGTTCCTACAGAAACTGTGCAAAAagcattaaataaaaaataagtaccAAAAACGGTTCCATAATATAACTAATCACCTAATTAGGACTTACGAAATATATAGATCTAATTAACAGTCgatatgtacaaaaaaaaatgtagcataGATGTGCATCTTTTATCACTACATAAAAAgttttatgttattattatccTAAAATTGGACTTCCCTTCTCAATGTtagcataatatttttaaaaccacATAAATTTAACGCGTTCgatatgatgaaaataatgGAAAGTgaagttcatttttatgatgaAGATATCTTTACGAACTAAAATGAGGACACCCTCACTATCACGTCACCAAAGGTACATGCAAAGCATTACATAACTGTTCTATGTGAATAAAACGACTCCTAAATTGTTTGCATAACACGGCAACAACTAATTTAATAAACGATTTATTTTACTTCTAATATCCGCTCTACTTTTTCCTGTTCGTTATCCTTTTGCTATCATGAAGCTTGGCATTCTTGCCTTTCTATAAAAGACttccatttattttactatCACCCTACTAAATTAACATTATTCCGAGACATTgcaaatgtagaaaatgaTCTAAAATTAGTTAATACCACAAACCTCTAGTTAACTCTAAAGGAACTACTCAAATAAGCACTTTAAAAATCACAAAGTGTTTTTTCATCCTTTCTAAGCATATAAAACCCATTCATTATGTTACGTACCGTTTATAATGCTATGATCCACTTTCCTAGTTTGACTGTACATGcatattatacaaaatggcGCTGCCAACATTTCGTTCTTTTCCTATTGtgttgaatattttttttaatttacgaCTACGTAAAGGGATATTTCACCTTTTGACACATCGTCCTATAGTGGCATCATAAGTTTCTACACATGATATTAAAACGGAAATGTTAGTCACCCTTATTATGTGTAAATCTATAAataatttcgtttttataaaagccTAATTATTTACCCTCGCATAAATAAAACACTGATGATCACaattaaacatatttacTCTTTTTTACGTTTAATTAATGCATGTAggctttttttaatattattttttctttaatacaaaaatggATAAACATTTGTTCTACATCATTCGGCGTGCATAGAGTAGAATTAATTTTAGCTGCACAACTGAGTACGTTACATGCGTTTAGCAGCACCTCCATAATCACATATACCTATCTAACTTTTCTAAACAAGCACTAACGCAGTTGCACATATGCCATTATAAATCGTAATAACTATTCATCCATACATAACTTCAAAACATTTCATAAAACCTAAAAACAAAGCgaaatttaaatttacatTCCTTATAGCACATAAGTAATGCgccaaaaaatatgatgcACTTTgctaacattttttttgcaaaaagagaTTCCTCCTATATATTGTGAAACCTCTATCCTTGaaagtattattatattattaacaatACACCAGAGTTTCCTTTATCCTTAAGTTTTTTAGAagtatttaaatataattcaaaaatgGTAGTAAAACATGAACACTTAAAGGATACATTCAAGTTAAAACATCAAAATAGAAGTATCCCttaaaatatgtgtatatatatttaaacgtaaaaaattgtaatcaTCATTGCAGCATTCTTGGTGTCAGACGTCCAAAACAATAGTTggtgtatatttatatgtgcatataataAGTGTAGagtttttttcgctttccattttttctataaatagTTATAGttatcttaaaaaataatagcatGTCCTTTCTCTATAGGTGTCACGTAAGCATGCATAAATGAcaaaacataaatatgaTACATACATTAGGAGAAATAATACGTCTACTGCTAAGATGTGTTATAtaggaaaatattattataaaaaaataaaaaatggaggttATTTATAAGGGGTATAAAATATTCAGTATATAATTACATGCACAACAACCTTTTAACGGGAACACTTTTGCGCTCATTAAAGTTCGTAAAATAGGCATCGTTTTATGAACTCCGGTCTTTAATCCGCAATAAATTTTAAGGCGTCATTCCCAtgttcataataaaaattttaagtttctttcttcttataaatatatgccaATCTTAATGAGAGTTGTGGTTGGCAAACAACAACACTCCTATAATAGCAGCTAccaataaaaatgtttgagTTCCTAAAGTATTCCATGCATAATAACCTGCTATCATACCTGGTACGATATATACAGCATTTTTCTTAAGTTTTTGGCATAATCCTGAATTAAAGCAGTTTAAGTTAAGTTCGCTCGTGTTCTGTTCACCAGTTTCTTGGGGGGCGGGGTTGTTATAAGTACCATGGTAAGTTGATGGTTCTATATTTTCATGACTTCCCCATTGGCTATTAACATTGCCACTGTTGTACTGGTTTCTTCTGTCATTAACATTTTCACCAGAATAATGTAAATTCTCTCTTGATCCTCCATAATTGGAGTTCACTTCGGATAAGTTTCTTACATTGCTTGACTCTAATCCGTTCACTACTCCCTTTCCATTGACACCGTAGTGCTAAAAGTGGAAACAGGAATGTTTTATACATGAATAATACGTTAGGATAAGCACGCACTCAATagtatattaataaaattataatatataaaataaaaaaaaaaaagctatttaTTGCAGcatattcataaatatattacatttttgttgGAGTATTGAAGGGCCAAAATCACAAGGGTAACTGCAAAAACCTTGATAAGGGAGTTTAAGGAAGATAGTTTTCCTTTCATTGGGCAATTTTTGGCGTTGGATGTGCTAGCAGCACTGttgttcttatttttattttgattgtTCGTGTAATTGCTATAATTcgacattttgaaaattattattttgaaaggtattatttttaatttaatttagcTTAAAAAGgattgcgaaaaaaattagaattaACACTTTATAATATAACGTAAATAAATACTCACGAAT contains:
- a CDS encoding hypothetical protein, conserved (encoded by transcript PVX_121890A), translated to MSNYSNYTNNQNKNKNNSAASTSNAKNCPMKGKLSSLNSLIKVFAVTLVILALQYSNKNHYGVNGKGVVNGLESSNVRNLSEVNSNYGGSRENLHYSGENVNDRRNQYNSGNVNSQWGSHENIEPSTYHGTYNNPAPQETGEQNTSELNLNCFNSGLCQKLKKNAVYIVPGMIAGYYAWNTLGTQTFLLVAAIIGVLLFANHNSH